In one Flavobacteriales bacterium genomic region, the following are encoded:
- a CDS encoding histidine kinase translates to MRKGVTLLLLLLAGEGFGQFPLVRRLEVRPGHHRPKLHEAVQDARGLIWVADEAALLRTDGGVTETIWRAQADRIAAMAADGNRVALITGQGYLLRCGDAGCDTLERDTALAGVATALAVLRGGGLVIGTYGLGVVLHDGGRRSAIDSRAGLPDDHVNGLGVLPDGRIAVATDQGLAVIADGAVDAVLGEEQGAPDNLVLSLDIDAEGTIWAGTDRAGVFSWKPQVGEEPRSIAQPWSDGAVTHVRAVGGMVWAATREAGVLAIDLAMPKGSYRRQGAPDREVLGMLRDAEGALWWCDGTEVLHRADPSILVVPEHEGLDLRGISAICTDAGQRLWFAIGHRLYQHAARFSEDMTVTAIPVPVDPRTPIVSLCADGEGTIWAATFGSGVLAVRPDGRIERFTMRDGLSNDNVLSARATDDGVVFATLEGITVLGPSGFRRLGRDAGFVFDALGDHGAFHLATDGRGVRTITADGATAASLAEGTFYALLRARDGTVWAAGPATGFCAIGSRGGRCFGADVAPFGADLNALAESAGQLIAFGSTGAVAMDPATRSMTDVTAAFGLEDATAELNALATDPTGAIWYACSKGLLRIRPAPLHFRSRIPVAILGVLADGEAVGNEGAIRLAYDRRALVVRYTGTYYADPAAIRFQYRLQGYDDRIVETSERDAGFAALPPGRYVFQVRAFRGRAPQENSGWTELEVIVDPPWWRRPWVIALMGLMVTGGIIALLRARDRRLRYRARMEEERVRFQLDALRSQVDPHFLFNSFNALVELIETEPSKAVEHVEQLSRFFRNILQVRDHERITVAEELRLLDTYFALEQRRFGAAIRLQLMVDDRAKQRAIVPLTLQLLVENALKHNVVRGAEPFTITIASLTDDTLAVRNPLRPRSSPPRSTGFGLESITKRYRAITARPIGVERSAEEFTVLVPLLDPVP, encoded by the coding sequence ATGCGGAAGGGCGTCACGCTCCTGTTACTGCTGCTGGCCGGTGAGGGCTTCGGGCAGTTCCCCTTGGTGCGCAGGCTCGAGGTGCGGCCAGGTCATCACCGCCCGAAGCTGCACGAGGCCGTGCAGGATGCGCGCGGGCTGATCTGGGTGGCCGATGAAGCGGCGCTGCTCCGCACCGATGGCGGGGTCACCGAGACGATTTGGCGCGCACAGGCCGATCGCATCGCTGCGATGGCCGCCGATGGGAACCGGGTGGCCCTGATCACCGGGCAGGGATATCTGCTGCGCTGCGGCGATGCCGGCTGTGACACGCTGGAGCGCGATACGGCTTTGGCCGGAGTGGCCACGGCATTGGCCGTCCTCCGCGGTGGCGGCCTGGTGATTGGTACCTATGGGCTGGGTGTTGTGCTCCATGATGGAGGTCGCCGAAGCGCCATCGATTCCCGCGCCGGCCTTCCAGATGATCATGTGAACGGACTTGGCGTGCTGCCCGACGGCCGCATCGCCGTGGCTACCGACCAAGGGCTGGCGGTGATCGCCGACGGCGCGGTGGATGCCGTGCTCGGCGAGGAGCAAGGCGCGCCTGATAACCTGGTCCTCAGCCTCGACATCGATGCGGAGGGGACCATCTGGGCAGGTACCGATCGCGCAGGGGTGTTCAGCTGGAAACCGCAGGTGGGCGAGGAGCCACGGTCCATCGCCCAGCCGTGGAGCGATGGCGCGGTGACGCATGTACGCGCTGTGGGCGGCATGGTATGGGCCGCAACCCGGGAGGCCGGCGTGCTGGCAATCGACCTGGCGATGCCCAAGGGTTCCTACCGGCGGCAGGGTGCCCCTGACCGCGAGGTGCTGGGCATGCTGCGCGATGCGGAAGGTGCGCTGTGGTGGTGCGACGGGACGGAGGTCCTGCACCGTGCCGACCCATCCATCCTCGTCGTTCCCGAGCACGAGGGCCTCGACTTGCGAGGCATCAGCGCCATTTGCACCGATGCCGGTCAGCGCCTCTGGTTCGCCATCGGGCACCGCCTCTATCAGCATGCGGCCAGGTTCAGCGAGGACATGACCGTGACCGCGATTCCCGTACCGGTTGATCCGCGCACACCCATCGTGTCGCTCTGCGCGGACGGTGAGGGCACCATCTGGGCAGCCACCTTCGGGTCAGGCGTTCTTGCCGTGAGGCCCGACGGCCGCATCGAGCGCTTCACGATGCGCGACGGCCTCTCGAATGACAATGTCCTTTCCGCCAGGGCGACCGATGACGGTGTCGTCTTCGCGACCCTAGAGGGCATCACGGTGCTCGGCCCATCCGGGTTCCGGCGGCTGGGCCGCGATGCCGGCTTCGTCTTCGATGCGCTGGGCGACCACGGCGCCTTCCACCTGGCCACCGATGGCCGTGGCGTGCGGACGATCACTGCCGATGGCGCGACGGCCGCCTCGCTGGCCGAGGGCACCTTCTATGCCTTGCTGCGCGCCCGGGACGGCACGGTCTGGGCGGCGGGCCCCGCCACGGGTTTCTGCGCCATCGGCAGCAGGGGAGGGCGGTGCTTCGGTGCCGATGTGGCGCCGTTCGGTGCCGACCTGAACGCGCTTGCCGAATCGGCAGGGCAGCTGATCGCGTTCGGCAGCACCGGTGCGGTGGCCATGGATCCCGCAACGCGGTCTATGACGGATGTGACCGCCGCGTTCGGCCTGGAGGATGCGACGGCCGAGCTGAATGCGCTCGCAACGGACCCCACCGGTGCCATCTGGTACGCATGCAGCAAAGGACTCCTGCGGATCCGCCCGGCGCCGCTGCACTTCAGGAGCCGGATTCCGGTGGCCATCCTTGGTGTGCTAGCCGACGGCGAGGCTGTTGGAAATGAAGGTGCGATACGCCTGGCCTATGACCGACGAGCACTGGTGGTACGCTATACCGGAACCTACTACGCCGATCCGGCCGCCATCCGGTTCCAGTACCGGCTGCAAGGCTACGATGACCGCATCGTGGAGACCAGCGAGCGTGACGCCGGCTTCGCCGCGCTGCCCCCCGGCCGCTACGTGTTCCAGGTGCGTGCTTTCCGGGGGAGGGCGCCGCAGGAGAATTCCGGTTGGACTGAACTGGAGGTGATCGTCGACCCGCCCTGGTGGCGCCGGCCTTGGGTCATCGCGCTGATGGGCCTGATGGTGACGGGGGGCATCATTGCCCTCCTTCGCGCGCGCGACCGCCGCCTCCGCTATCGCGCACGGATGGAAGAGGAGCGGGTGCGCTTCCAGCTCGATGCCCTCCGGAGCCAGGTCGATCCGCACTTCCTCTTCAACAGCTTCAATGCCCTGGTGGAGCTCATCGAAACGGAGCCGTCCAAGGCTGTGGAGCACGTGGAGCAGCTGAGCCGTTTCTTCCGGAATATCCTGCAGGTGCGCGACCATGAGCGCATCACCGTGGCGGAAGAGCTCCGTTTGCTCGACACCTATTTCGCCCTGGAGCAGCGCCGGTTCGGTGCCGCGATACGGCTCCAGCTCATGGTGGATGACCGGGCGAAGCAGCGCGCCATCGTGCCGCTCACCCTCCAGTTGCTTGTGGAGAATGCGCTCAAGCACAATGTGGTGAGGGGCGCAGAGCCCTTCACCATCACCATCGCCTCGCTGACGGATGATACGCTGGCCGTTCGCAACCCGCTGCGCCCACGGTCGTCGCCGCCGCGGTCCACGGGCTTCGGCCTGGAGAGCATCACCAAGCGCTACAGGGCGATCACCGCGCGCCCCATCGGGGTGGAGCGGTCGGCAGAGGAATTCACGGTGCTGGTACCTTTGCTCGACCCCGTGCCATGA
- a CDS encoding YceI family protein — protein sequence MHRLVAFAVFPIAIGTLAQERDVIRLDRSSISFLSEAPLEAISAATDQAKGVIDRGERSFAVQVPVASFAGFNAPLQREHFNENYMASADWPNAQFTGRIIEMVDLRAPGKHAVRAKGTLTIRGVPQERIIPCTVEVDAAGVTVTSRFEVVLEDHGVRIPRVVQQKVAATVAVSVDLHFAP from the coding sequence ATGCATCGCCTGGTCGCTTTCGCTGTCTTTCCGATCGCCATCGGCACATTGGCGCAGGAGCGCGACGTGATCCGTTTGGACCGCTCCAGCATCAGCTTCCTCAGCGAGGCCCCATTGGAGGCCATCTCCGCCGCCACGGACCAGGCCAAGGGCGTCATCGACCGCGGCGAGCGGAGCTTCGCCGTACAGGTGCCCGTGGCATCCTTCGCAGGGTTCAACGCACCGCTGCAGCGCGAGCACTTCAACGAGAACTACATGGCGTCGGCGGATTGGCCCAATGCCCAGTTCACGGGCCGCATCATCGAGATGGTCGATTTGCGCGCGCCGGGCAAGCACGCGGTGCGGGCCAAGGGAACGCTCACCATCCGCGGCGTTCCTCAGGAGCGGATCATCCCTTGCACCGTGGAGGTGGATGCGGCGGGCGTGACGGTGACCAGCCGTTTCGAGGTGGTGCTGGAGGACCACGGCGTTCGGATCCCGCGGGTGGTGCAGCAGAAGGTGGCGGCTACCGTGGCCGTTTCGGTGGACCTGCATTTCGCACCTTGA